AAATATTGGTCCACTTTTAAAAGTTTGCACTGGCCTTCTCAGTAACCCTCTGCGGGCGGCTCCATTTGGTAACCATTTTCAGGCAACATGTATCCTTCTGCAGGCTGTGACTCCAGGTCAATGTACAAGTCCAGACTGCCTTCCTCGAATTGCTCTGAAGCCCCATTATCTTGCAGCTTGTCAGCTTCCTTATTCctatctctatccctctccctgtctctgtctcgctTGTGATCTCGATCACGGTCCCGGTCCCTGTCTCTCCTCCTATCCCGGTCACGATCCTTGTCCCTGTCTCTGTGGCTCCGCCTACGATCTCGATCCcggtctctatctctctccttatctctgtcccgctccctatccctctctccccgttcCCTAATCTTCTCTTCAGATTCAGGCTTAGGTTCGACTGGTTCACAGACCGTGTCCACTTGCTGTGCTTCATTGTGAGGAGCGTCGCCCGCCTCAGGCTGTTCTACGTCTGGATGTTCTTCTTTCTTATCCTTATCCCTGTCACGTTCTCGCTCTCTCTTACGGTCACGACTACGGCTGCGCCGTTTGCGATCCCGATCTTTATCCTTATCTTTCTCTCTGCTCCGCTCACGGCTATTGCGGAccttcctctcttccttctcCCGACTGCGAGATCGAGGAGGGCGCCGCCGCTCTCTGGAACGGGTTCGACGTCGCTCGCGCTCCTTGTCCCGTTCACGGCTGCGCTCACTGCATTCGCGACGATCCCGGTCTCGCTCTCGATCCCGGTCTCTGTCAGAAGAAGCATAAATTAATCCAGACTGTTCAAAGATTCCCTTCAGACCCATCTTCACTCTTGGAAGAGGGCAGGCCTGGTGCAAGAATTCGGAGACCTACTTTAAGGAGTAGAAGAGCTAACCACAAGTGGGGAACAGCTGGAACTGTGTGCTTTGGACAACTAGAGTGCAAGGTGGGGAGCATTAGGAAGCTTGTGTACACGATGGGATGTGAACTCACTTTTCTGAGATCAGAGGCATCTACTTGCTAGTCCACGCACACAACCACTGTTACTGTACTcccccaaaggtgtgcaggtttggaggataacgggcctctctaaattgtctctggtgtgaagGGAGAGTTTAGAACTAATGTGTGAATgggagattgatggtcggcatggactcaatgggctgcagGGCCCATTTTcaagctgcatctcaaaactaaactcaattaacaTGCAACAGAACAGGAGGACAATGAAATAAATATCCAAGCTGGTATCCACTAAAAACCCAAAGTCATCCAACAGCCCCTACTCCACATTTCTCCCACAACAGCAAATTCCAAGCCCGCCTTCCACACTGCAGTTGCTTGTGGCAGCTACAAATATTAACAAGCTCAAAGATTCAACTACATAACCAATGGCCTGATTTTCTGGTTTTGGGCTCCAAAGCATTAAAATAAAGTCAAGCTAGTTCCCCGCTCTGGGAGAAGCAGCTACTAGAAGGCTATACCCTGCCTTCCCACCCAAGGGTAAAATGAAATTCCAGACAAGTAGGGCAGAAACATTCCACAATGCTGAACGCGATACTGGAGTGGGCTGGCCTGACTAACACTAGGACTACAAGTTCATTTAACAATGACTCTTAgtgaagtcatagagtgatacagtgtggaaacaggtccttcggcccaacttgcccataccggccaaaatgtcccagttacactggtcccacctgcctgcgtttggtccatatccttccaaacctgtcctatccatgttcctgtctaactgtttcttaaatgttgggatagtcccagcctcaactacctcctctggcaacttgttccatacccccaccaccctttgtgtttggCGAGACTGCGCACCTTGGTTACACGCTTACCTCTCATCATACCGTGGTGCATCATCGCGACCTGAATGTTTGATATTAACATCTGCACCACCTCTGCGAGTCCCCCCAAGCCCACCACCTGCAGAGAGAAGCCAAACGTCAGACACACAAAACATGCTGCCATCACACCGACAGCCCTATCACCACCCACCCCCAGCACAACACTCAAACCTCAGCCTTTGGCACAGGCTCCACTCTGTACTCCTTAAAATCATAGCAATTCCTGCATTTTGTAATTAACAAGCATCATGGCAAGCTTTAAAAAGGAGCAATGTTTTGGGGTTGAGGTTGGATACCACTGCACCAGACTAACCAGGCAACTGTAGCACGAGCTGTTAAACTTACCAAGCCTCCTTGGGCGCCATCCTTTGACAGTGCGGCCTCTCTCCACATCAACCAGAACTCTCCTCCCATCAATCTTCTTGCCATCTGCGTGTTTGTATGCAGCTGCAACAGAGCGTGCCCACAACAGCAACTACAAGTCAGTGGGATTCAACATGGCCACCCCCACCCAAccgccatccccaccccccttatcAAAAAGAAAAGGAAGATTAACTATCCATGCAGAAACAAAACCTTTTAGGGAAGAGTTCTGTTTCGTGCCCCCATTCCTCCAATATTTGAAAGCAGGCTGTTAAATTAATGCAAGATTCAGGGCTGGCTCCTCATTTTCTCAATACAGCACTGAATCCCAGTAAACTGCGATTTGACTTCAAATGGAATTAAATTTTGACACATTTAGGATATTTTAAAGTGACATTGAAAAAGGAAGGAGCCAACCCTAGCTAGTATacaacattgaaccattgagatctAATCCTGGAAAGGGGGAAAAAACATCTATTAGAACATCTGTTAATTGAATCCATCACTCaagcacactcactcactcactcaaacaATATTGTCGATTCAGGGGGTACTTAGGCCCcacaaataaaaaacagaaaaaaagtACCGCTGGCTGTTCAGGACAGATTTGGAATGGTTGAACCCTTGTGTACAGCACTCAACTGTAACGTTGTTCAACCTCAGGAGTCAAAATTCTTAACGGTACTTACAATTCAAGAATGACCCAAGAGTGTCCTACACCCCAGCATGACTACTTTCAACCAGACCCCAACTTAAAAGGAGTGGAGTTTAGTTTCACAAGTACACAAGTGCACTTATGGCCTTAAATCAGGATCTAACCACTGTGGCAAACAAATCAATAAGACAGGAAAGGAAGGAGTCAAATATGAAAACTGTTTCCACTTTCCCCCAAGAGTAGGCAACTTCTTTTTAGATGGTGGTGGGGTGTCTTCAAATATTCTTGATATGCTACCAAAGTAAAATCTGAGAAAAGTTATTCCCCAACTCTGGTCCTTctttagatgcagtataatagacATCATCATGATACACTTAACAAGGAAAAACATTCACAATGCAACATCTTTGAATTAGTCTCGTGTTTTGGTCGAAGACCACAAGCTCTGCCACTTTGAGCTTGGTAGGCTTTGATCTCAATCTAACCAGACCCTTACTCTTCAGGGCAACATTACCATTTCATTGCTGAATTCGATTTAAAACCTAAGATTCTTCAGGAAAAAAGGACAAACTGCTCCTCCTTCAGAATTAACACAAATTCAGGAGAGGAAAAATTCCaatatatatcttttttttccATCCTAGTCCGTTACTTTCATTCATAGTGTTACTCGCACCTAAGGTAGTATGGAATTATACTCTCAGCCACACTAGAACTGGGCCATTTGACCAGGGTTGCAAGATCCTGTGTTAATTTGTTTAATAGGGTTCCATCCGCTATGCACCACCAGGGAGAAAGAAAAATTGATAAAAACAGGAACTGGAGGgacaaagagaaaaaataaaataaattgatatAAGCACTACACAGCACCACTAACAAAAGAAAAGAGATTTTACCTGTGTTTACTTACAAAAACTGCACTTTAGCCCCCTGCACTCATGAAAATCGGGATGCGCTATCTCGCCAACAGATGGTACAATGTTCAGTGTTTCGACTTCCACTGTTTGTAACTTTCTGCTGCTGAGGAGTTATCCTTTACTTACTGCACCTTACCTGCTTTCAGCAGCgattgggttttttaaaaaagatttttctACATCGGGCGTTTGATTACTTTTAACAAGCATAGTCAAAGGATAATATATTTACTTATTTTTTAAAACGGTATCAGCGAAAAATGTCTGACTTGTGGCTTTTTTCCTCATTCCAGATTTACTTTGCAATCAGCAATCCGAATGTCCAAAGAACACCAACATCTACAAAACTCAATCCACGAGAACAAATTAAATGGGATTTGTGTGTCTTACCACCAGATGCGTTATTCCAGTAAATTAAAACCACTCATTCTACCTTATTTTTCTTCAACACGCTCATTAAATGGTATTGTTGTTATTTAAAACAAACCATTGTTACTTGGCACAGGGCATCATAGGGTACATTTCAACAGACCACGTACAAGTGATAAGATATTATCCTTTGTGCAGAATCATTGAACTACATTCTCAACATGTAATCAGACCTCAGGAGAGTTCAATTGTAAAGATGCCAAGTACCATCTTACCATCACCTGTGGGATTTTCAAAATGTTTTAGATTAACACCATATTTACATGAGAGATGAACAGAACTTTCCAGAGATAGTAATTTTGTATGGTCTTGAAGTCCATGTTGCATGTATAACAGTTTAATTTTCAATttgcaacagatcaaagcagatacaGGATAGGTAAATGACCTTCCCAATTGGTAAACTGAAGGATTTATTTCCCTTTCATCAGGACACAAGATGACACAATATCCTAGAAGCAACCATTAAGTTCATTAAAGCCCTAGGTCATGGTAACAACAAAATGGAAAACAGACAATACTCGTGTTAACAACAGTGATGCTGGGAGTTATTCAATGAGATTCTTCCATGAATGACTTTTCCTCTTACTTTCAGTTACAAAGCTGTTTATTTGTGTATCTGTAATATGTTAAAATCTGGAAGGAAACATTCCACTTCTGGGATTTAATACTTTTTTTTGGAGAATCTTTTTAAAGAATGCTGTGTTTGTGTTAATACCAACATTTTCCACAATTTCACACTTGCAGATAACTGGAGTCACCTATTGCAAGAACTACAAAATAACTAGACTGCAGTGTAGTTACAAGCTtggtgaataagggtctcgacctgaaacgttacccattccttctctccagagatgctgcctgacctgctgagttactgcagcattttggtcTACAAGCTTGGCGATTCTGTACATCCAAAATATGCTGCACTTACCAGCAACAGTGACTGTAATGTTACAGCAGTTAAAAGCTTGAACAGAATAAATATATTAATAAGTGGACAGATCTGCTGAAATTTCTAGTGCTGCGCAGAGAGGGCAGGGAACACTGgtgccaaaaacaaaaaaatgtgaatCTTTAAAAAAGTATAGAGGGGGACTGATCATAACTTGCTCACTAACCAGTGTAGCAAGAGAATCCATTTGctcatttgttttcttttcaaaatATCTAGACAATTAGACTGTGTATTAATCCATGTCTGTCAATGGAACTTTAACTTGTAGACGTTAGATCCAGGTAATTTCAAGGATCTACATTAACACCTGTAGATATATAACAGCCTCACCAGCTGGTACAACATGTGTAGCATTTCCACAGTACATCTCAGCTTACCATTAACCATGGAATGAAGTTCCAAATGATACTCAGGTCCCAGTTattacacaaaatacattttctcaAAAGCAGGGTTTCCTTCCAAACCAAGGAGCAGAGATAGCAAGTCTCCCTCTTTAATACCAGGTATTCTTTGAACATTCGATCCATAATGAAAAATTCAACAAGCCAGACAATCccgttgctttaaaaaaaaagaaaccttTTACCGTGTTTTACCAATGTCGTTAAAATACCCTGTTTTACCAATCCAGCATTGCTTCTGTGCTCTCGCAAGCCTCCATTTGCTTGGAGTATCAAAGGCCTCCGCGATGTAGACGGGGAATCCCTTCACACAGCTTACCTGAGCTCTCGGCTCAAACTTACACGCCGAGCATGTTTTGTTTTAgaacaatttgtttttaaaatggcTCTATGTTTAAAAAATCTCCTGTAAATGTTTTAGGCACACATGAATGGGCATTGAGCTGCAGAATCCTCTTTTGAAGGCCCACAATCTAAGTTCAGAGCTTTATAAAAAAACTTAAATGCAAGATGTCAGGGTAAAAGGTAAGAACGTGTTGAGGGTTAAAAaaaactggatttttttttttttaaagcttccaTCACATTGTCATTAGGCACATTATTGCTCAGAGtgcaaacagtttagtttatgtgATGTTTCCCAGAAGCTTGGCTTACAGTGGATTGCTCAAACATTTCCTTTGTTAGTGGAATGTCCAGAaaagaatagaaagacagagagcACACAAAAGCAAGTATTTTATACCCAGACAGAAATAAAGATATCAAAGAGCAAGTTTCCATCGCACTGCAACCTCGGAACATCATTCAAGAATGTTCAAAAGGAagggttttaaagtttaaaaaataaagccTAGCCCAGCCAAAGAAGATGTTGCAGCTCTGAAATCTACGACTGCTACATTATTAATGCCGCCTGCAAACCTTTCCAGTGATTATAAATGTCAAGTTAAATTATTGTTCAGCACTTTATCTCTGAAAAGTGGCCAGTTTTCTCGATGACCAATTTGTGAGATTATCTTGTTGACAATTCTGATGATCACAAATTCAAAAAATATTAATGGATATGATTAGCTACCAGATTTCTACAAATATATTTTTAGAGAATAGCCAAtataaaaaaagatttttaaactgCAAGATATTGCACTTTTACCACTAAGGGAGTCGACTGAAGACATCCGTACCATGGATAACAAATTAGCCTCCACGTTTCACCTCCAAAATACCTACTTTCCTCAATTATTTTCAGTTATGCAAATGCCATGTGCACCTTTGCGCTGAGCTGTCCACAAATTCAATCCATAATTGTCACCCTCTCTCCTTTGGTGAAAGCTAATGGTGAAAGCCCCTTTAAATTCCTAAGGAAAGTGGAGAGTTCACCTGCGTTGAAAGCTACAACTATTCTTGCCTAATTAAAATAGAAGGGTGGGATAGCCCGATGAAAGCTGGTGCTTTAATTCCAATCGAACAACCACCTATACAATGCAGCTGATAATCAAGGAAATACTCGGGATCAGAGACATGGGCAAAGAAGAATATTTATCGAAAGGCAGCACTTTCTAGACCAGCTATCTTTTAGTCTGCCTGCAACAAACTGCAAAATGGACAGCATTACACGTATTTTTCTAACTGACAGGGAACGACATTAGGGCAAATTAAATCAATGATATCAAACACCAAGTTCATCAAACCGGAGTTAGAGTCGTGCCAAACAAATCAACTCATACTATCATTTTCTGTGTACAACGGATGAAGCACAAATGGTTGCCATTAGGCACACCAAGCCTACTTCACTATTTGACAGCAGAAATTAAAACTAGACATGGTGGTACAACTGAAAATTCACATTATAAACCAAAGAAACAGCtactttgtttagtttgtgttagtGAGGAAACAGAAATCTTCTCTAGCTGCCCCTTCACATTACAATTAACATTCTCCCATAAAAACCTTCGGCAACACGCACAATGCAGAGGATGCAGTGCCATAGTTGGCAATCCAAGATAGTCAACTttagaaaacaaaaataaaagattTAATCTGACAGACTTTCACAACTGCTGTCCAAACTAACAGACTAAAAAGTCATAGCTCAGTCTACAAACCTACTCGTTGTAAACTCTCTAGACTTTCAACTCAGGAAGTTAGAGGGGCTTGTTAAATCCCACAACCCTACATTAACAATAATCAAATTGATAGCTGCCGACTGTTTTTCTACTCAGTGGTCAAAAGCGGACACAATGGACTGGTAGCAAAATATTTGTAAAATTAATGACACTAATCTGTATGTGGATGCACATAAATGTGTTTCTTGAAGGCTTGGCCCTTCTATCCACAGATATGAATGCAAAAATTAAAAACCTATGTGAAATAATTAAAATTTGAGTTTCAAATGTATTTGATTATGCTAGGCCTACATCGTATAGCCCTTATTCACTACTAATCAAATGTATTTGATTATGCTAGGCCTACATCAAGTATAGCCCTTATTCACTACTCAAGACCTCAAAAAAAAGTACAGGGTAAAACATAAAGAACGATATTTAAAATTAAGCAACGCTGCTCTACTCTCGCTGTATGCAGGGGTGCAGAAGTGCaatgatgtgatcatggctgcctcCTTGTTGTAAGTCCAACCTTCCCCACATAACACAAAAGACAACATCGGCAAATCAGAACAAGCCCGAGGTAAAGCTGACTTCTAATAATTCAAACTTTCAAATGTCCATGGCATCACTAAAAACCCTGGCACAAACTGCATACTACTCAAATACTATTTTAAACACATTTAAATAACCATATTGCACTCTTTAGACAAAAAGCAccagaggaacacagcaggtcagacacacACCCATTTCCAAAAACAAACCTCCAGGGGATACTAAAATAGCACATAGAATTTCCACAGCTAACGTTGGGTAACTGGCTCGCAGTTTTCTGGTTTATTTTACagtctaaaatatatattttccgcCATTCTTTAAGGAACAATTAAAAGAAAGTCAATTTCTGTGGAGCAAGATTCTCCATGCAAATGGCCTCGTAATACTAACCACTCTCAACACTGAACCTATCTACACATGAACAGATTTCTAACAAATGTTCCGTGGTTTTCCAGCAGCAGCAAAACATCTGAATGTGTCAAAACCTTCCAATCTCATAGCACACCAACCAACACAAGGCACAAACCACCTTCCTGAGGTCAAGAAAAATTAACAGCACTTTGGTGAAATCAGTTCAACTCATTTAACACAGTTAATGTAGAAAACATATGACCACTGACCATTTTGGAACAGAATCT
This genomic window from Rhinoraja longicauda isolate Sanriku21f chromosome 40, sRhiLon1.1, whole genome shotgun sequence contains:
- the LOC144611506 gene encoding LOW QUALITY PROTEIN: uncharacterized protein LOC144611506 (The sequence of the model RefSeq protein was modified relative to this genomic sequence to represent the inferred CDS: inserted 1 base in 1 codon) → MTQFLPPXLLALFAPRDPVPYLPPLEKLPHEKHHSQPYSGIARFVAHFEDPRDAPPPTRAETREERMERKRREKIERRQQEVENELKMWDPHNDPNAQGDAFKTLFVARVNYDTTESKLRREFEVYGPIKRIYMVYNKQTGKPRGYAFIEYEHERDMHSAYKHADGKKIDGRRVLVDVERGRTVKGWRPRRLGGGLGGTRRGGADVNIKHSGRDDAPRYDERDRDRERDRDRRECSERSRERDKERERRRTRSRERRRPPRSRSREKEERKVRNSRERSREKDKDKDRDRKRRSRSRDRKRERERDRDKDKKEEHPDVEQPEAGDAPHNEAQQVDTVCEPVEPKPESEEKIRERGERDRERDRDKERDRDRDRDRRRSHRDRDKDRDRDRRRDRDRDRDRDHKRDRDRERDRDRNKEADKLQDNGASEQFEEGSLDLYIDLESQPAEGYMLPENGYQMEPPAEGY